A genomic segment from Leptolyngbya boryana PCC 6306 encodes:
- a CDS encoding ABC transporter permease — translation MQISRARETRRSRLSAWTIVVIAIAVLIAFPIFAVLSGLFADARSVWQHLASTVLTTYITNSLYLMLAVALGVTIIGTGTAWLVTMCRFPGSRILTWALLLPLAAPAYILAYTYTDLLEYFGIVQTTLRSWFGWKTAQEYWFPNVRSLWGAAVMLILVLYPYVYLLARSAFLSQSVCTLEASRSLGCSPWQSFRKVALPLARPAIVAGLSLALMETLNDYATVQFFEVSTFTTGIYRTWFGMGERLAATQLAAFLLIFIFVLIWLEQLSRGRVQYYQSSNSSPVQKYQLRGIRAIVAIVFCIIPLFLGFLIPAGVLLNMTLENWEDAFDQRFWGFATNSLTVSGIAALVAIVVGIILAYGLRLDRSLMMRGATYIASMGYAIPGSVIAVGILVPLGLFDNAIDGWMRSTFNYSTGLLLSGTMFALVFAYLVRFLALSFNSIDASLANIKPSLDDASRSLGFGATNTLFRVHVPLLWKGVLAAAILVFVDVMKELSATLIIRPFNFDTLAVHVFNLASDERLTEASGSALAIVLVGLIPVILLSWQMEQKR, via the coding sequence ATGCAAATTTCGCGGGCGAGAGAGACTCGACGTTCTAGATTGAGTGCATGGACGATCGTTGTAATTGCGATCGCAGTTTTAATTGCATTCCCAATCTTTGCTGTATTGAGCGGATTATTTGCAGATGCCAGATCAGTTTGGCAACATCTCGCAAGCACAGTTCTGACCACTTACATCACGAATTCGCTCTATTTAATGCTTGCGGTGGCGCTAGGTGTCACGATCATTGGAACGGGCACAGCTTGGCTGGTGACGATGTGCCGATTTCCAGGAAGTAGAATTTTAACTTGGGCATTGCTGTTGCCGCTGGCTGCTCCGGCTTATATTTTGGCGTATACCTATACGGATTTGCTCGAATACTTCGGGATTGTGCAAACGACGTTGCGATCGTGGTTTGGCTGGAAAACGGCACAAGAGTATTGGTTTCCCAATGTGCGATCGCTTTGGGGTGCAGCAGTGATGCTGATTTTGGTGCTGTATCCCTATGTCTATTTGTTAGCGCGATCGGCGTTTTTATCTCAGTCAGTCTGTACTTTAGAAGCCAGTCGTAGCTTAGGCTGTAGCCCGTGGCAGAGTTTTAGAAAAGTGGCTTTACCTTTGGCACGTCCCGCGATCGTAGCAGGGTTGTCTTTAGCTCTGATGGAAACTTTAAATGACTATGCAACCGTTCAGTTTTTTGAGGTCAGCACGTTCACGACTGGAATCTATCGCACTTGGTTTGGTATGGGCGAACGGCTTGCAGCAACTCAATTAGCTGCATTTTTATTGATATTTATTTTTGTCTTGATCTGGTTAGAACAACTTTCAAGAGGACGAGTCCAGTACTATCAATCTTCCAATTCATCGCCTGTTCAGAAATATCAGCTTCGGGGCATCCGTGCGATCGTCGCGATTGTATTTTGTATCATTCCTCTATTTCTCGGCTTTTTGATTCCGGCAGGTGTGCTGCTCAATATGACGTTAGAAAATTGGGAAGATGCTTTTGATCAGAGATTTTGGGGCTTTGCAACGAATAGTTTAACTGTGTCCGGGATTGCAGCCTTGGTTGCGATCGTAGTGGGAATTATCTTGGCGTATGGGTTGCGTTTAGATCGCTCCCTGATGATGCGAGGGGCGACTTACATTGCTTCAATGGGTTACGCTATCCCCGGTTCTGTGATTGCTGTTGGGATTTTAGTTCCGTTGGGATTGTTTGATAATGCGATCGATGGCTGGATGCGATCGACGTTCAATTATTCAACGGGCTTATTGCTGAGTGGAACGATGTTTGCGCTGGTGTTTGCTTATTTAGTTCGATTTCTTGCCTTGTCGTTTAATAGTATCGATGCGAGTTTGGCAAACATTAAACCGAGTTTGGATGATGCGTCTCGTAGTCTCGGATTTGGCGCGACGAATACTTTATTCCGAGTCCATGTGCCGCTGTTATGGAAGGGAGTTTTGGCAGCAGCAATTCTCGTTTTTGTCGATGTAATGAAAGAATTGTCTGCAACGCTGATCATTCGTCCGTTTAACTTTGACACGTTGGCAGTGCATGTATTTAACCTTGCGTCTGATGAGCGACTCACGGAAGCCTCTGGATCAGCTTTAGCGATCGTACTGGTTGGCTTAATTCCCGTCATTCTTCTCAGTTGGCAAATGGAGCAGAAGCGGTAA
- a CDS encoding NIL domain-containing protein has product MMSTSTNIDRTTEQRIRIRIPRHYHQEPVISQLVSQYQLTINIAAAILGANASGDGWFDLVLKGHHTNIQAALSYLDELDLEVWQGEESDGW; this is encoded by the coding sequence ATGATGTCTACGAGTACGAACATTGACCGGACGACTGAGCAGCGCATCCGCATCCGCATTCCCCGGCACTACCATCAAGAGCCTGTGATTTCGCAACTCGTCTCGCAGTATCAGTTAACAATCAATATTGCTGCGGCGATTTTGGGTGCGAATGCGAGTGGAGACGGCTGGTTTGATCTCGTTCTAAAGGGACATCACACCAATATTCAAGCGGCTTTGAGTTACTTGGATGAGTTGGATTTGGAGGTTTGGCAGGGTGAGGAATCAGACGGGTGGTAA
- a CDS encoding glycosyltransferase family 2 protein has protein sequence MTHFVVIGLPTVLYYYILENGWNLSFLHVLIPILYFVTSIVVIGEAVSTAITYRRGRPAKMPKFGMVQRFMRSPRTQPLYPLLRSPGAVPKCSLIVAAYLPNEQHIITNTLDHILSTMERPEGGLEVILAYNRPERLPVEDRLDRMAEEHPELKLLCVEGSRSKAQNINAALEIVTGEVTGILDADHHPNPDSFTRAWRWLSNYRYSAVQGRNVIRNQDVNFMTRMIAVEFECIYGVSHPAKSLLVDTGVFCGANGYWRTEVLKKIGFSSKMLTEDIDASFRTLLSGHNIVHDPTIVVTELAPVDVRSFWFQRKRWAQGWLEVTLKYQGTIARSLRLDNWQKFYWTLLLVYSAGFHFVALQAFPITLSLTLAGENAPDIAPEYIWTMTALTLASGPLQALAAWLVRTDAIKQSGRDFLVYCFFIPFYCVFKSVIAITAIYDHIVGNTEWIVTRRSTDALPEAK, from the coding sequence TTGACCCATTTTGTGGTAATTGGGCTACCAACGGTGCTCTACTACTACATTCTGGAGAATGGTTGGAATTTGTCGTTTCTCCATGTTTTGATTCCGATTTTGTATTTTGTTACGTCGATCGTTGTGATCGGTGAGGCAGTTTCGACGGCAATTACATATCGTCGCGGTCGCCCCGCCAAGATGCCGAAGTTCGGGATGGTGCAGCGCTTTATGCGATCGCCGAGAACTCAACCGCTTTATCCGCTGTTGAGATCGCCGGGCGCGGTTCCCAAGTGTTCGCTGATTGTTGCAGCCTATTTGCCCAATGAGCAGCATATTATTACCAATACGCTAGATCACATTCTCAGCACGATGGAACGCCCGGAAGGGGGATTAGAAGTGATTCTGGCGTACAACCGCCCAGAACGCTTACCGGTCGAAGATCGATTAGACCGGATGGCAGAAGAACATCCGGAGTTGAAATTGCTCTGTGTTGAAGGCAGTCGATCGAAAGCGCAAAACATTAATGCAGCCTTAGAAATCGTCACGGGCGAAGTGACTGGAATCTTGGACGCAGACCATCACCCGAATCCAGACAGCTTTACTCGCGCTTGGCGTTGGTTATCGAATTATCGCTACAGCGCGGTACAAGGACGAAATGTGATTCGCAACCAGGATGTGAACTTCATGACGCGCATGATTGCGGTGGAGTTTGAGTGTATTTATGGGGTGAGTCATCCGGCGAAGTCACTTTTAGTCGATACAGGCGTGTTCTGTGGGGCAAACGGATATTGGCGGACTGAGGTACTAAAGAAGATTGGCTTCTCGTCGAAGATGTTGACTGAAGACATCGATGCGAGTTTTAGAACCCTGTTGAGCGGACATAATATCGTCCATGATCCGACGATCGTGGTAACTGAACTTGCGCCTGTGGATGTGCGATCGTTCTGGTTCCAGCGCAAGCGGTGGGCACAAGGTTGGCTAGAAGTGACGTTGAAATATCAAGGCACGATTGCGCGATCGCTAAGACTCGATAACTGGCAAAAGTTTTATTGGACGTTGCTTTTGGTCTACAGTGCGGGATTCCATTTTGTCGCCCTGCAAGCGTTTCCAATTACATTGAGTCTGACCTTAGCGGGAGAGAATGCACCGGATATTGCACCGGAATATATCTGGACAATGACAGCATTGACTTTGGCAAGTGGTCCGTTACAAGCTTTGGCAGCTTGGCTTGTACGAACTGATGCCATCAAGCAGTCTGGACGAGATTTCTTGGTCTATTGCTTTTTTATTCCGTTCTACTGTGTGTTTAAGAGTGTGATTGCGATTACGGCAATTTATGACCACATTGTTGGCAATACCGAATGGATTGTGACTCGTCGATCAACGGATGCTTTGCCGGAAGCGAAGTAG
- a CDS encoding ABC transporter ATP-binding protein, whose amino-acid sequence MLDSIILQLDQVSKRFSATPVVDAVSLKLRRGELLSLLGASGCGKTTLLRLIAGFERPESGTIELSGQQVAGGKYWQAPEQRDIGMVFQDYALFPHLNVAENVGFGLKKSRRKRSGYPAQQAKEMVSAAIAQVGLSGLEKRYPHELSGGQQQRVALARALAPQPALILLDEPLSNLDVQVRSHLRQEIRTILKTTGTTAIFVTHDQEEALSISDRVAVMNQGKLEQLATPETLYDEPATRFVAEFVTQGNFLPATYSGTGWKTAIGTLMVEDSGEFAHQADVMIRQQDIKLEPAPAGSIVIVDRQFLGREHRYCIQTSSGTRLKVLSAVKPALDIGTRVRVKVNLSGVRLFEPTRDSQLESAAH is encoded by the coding sequence ATGCTTGACTCGATCATTTTGCAATTAGACCAGGTTTCAAAGCGATTTTCCGCTACGCCTGTTGTAGATGCCGTTTCGCTAAAGCTGCGAAGAGGTGAGTTATTAAGCCTACTAGGGGCATCGGGCTGTGGAAAGACTACATTATTGAGACTGATTGCAGGATTTGAGCGACCTGAATCTGGAACCATCGAATTGTCAGGTCAGCAAGTTGCAGGTGGGAAATACTGGCAAGCTCCTGAACAGCGAGATATTGGCATGGTCTTTCAGGACTATGCGCTGTTTCCGCATTTGAATGTGGCAGAAAATGTGGGATTTGGCTTAAAAAAATCTCGACGCAAGCGATCGGGTTATCCCGCTCAGCAAGCAAAAGAAATGGTCTCGGCTGCAATCGCGCAAGTCGGCTTATCGGGGTTAGAAAAACGCTATCCGCACGAACTCTCCGGTGGACAACAGCAAAGAGTTGCATTAGCGCGAGCATTAGCGCCTCAGCCTGCTTTGATTCTGCTCGATGAGCCGTTGAGTAACTTGGATGTGCAAGTGCGATCGCATCTCCGACAAGAAATTCGCACCATTCTCAAAACCACTGGAACAACTGCAATTTTTGTCACGCACGATCAGGAAGAAGCGTTGTCCATTTCGGATCGAGTTGCCGTGATGAATCAAGGCAAATTAGAACAGTTAGCAACTCCTGAGACGCTTTACGACGAGCCTGCAACCCGGTTCGTTGCAGAATTTGTGACTCAAGGAAATTTCTTACCTGCGACTTATAGTGGTACAGGTTGGAAAACTGCGATCGGAACATTAATGGTGGAAGATTCTGGAGAATTTGCCCATCAAGCTGATGTGATGATTCGACAGCAAGACATTAAGTTAGAACCTGCTCCAGCGGGATCGATTGTGATTGTCGATCGTCAATTTTTAGGGCGTGAGCATCGATACTGTATTCAAACTAGCTCAGGGACTCGCCTGAAAGTCCTGAGCGCTGTGAAGCCTGCGTTAGACATTGGCACACGAGTGCGCGTCAAAGTGAATTTATCTGGGGTGCGATTGTTTGAACCGACTAGGGATTCACAGCTTGAGAGTGCAGCGCATTGA
- the gltB gene encoding glutamate synthase large subunit, protein MTRYGLPAKQGLYDPQFEHDACGVGFIVQMKGQPSHSIVQQALTILANLEHRGACGAETNTGDGAGILMQVPHGFFQKVTATLNITLPDAGQYGVGMVYSSPDRAQREAGRRIFEQVVAEEGQKVLGWRDVPTDNSTLGETAKASEPFMQQVFIQRSADLADDLAFERKLYVIRKRSHSAIRQTGIDPFWYPASLSCRTLVYKGMLMPLQVKEYYPDLSDPDLQSALGLVHSRFSTNTFPSWERSHPYRYIAHNGEINTLRGNINWMHARQSLFESDLFGDDLRKAQPVINIDGSDSTIFDNALELLTLSGRSLPHAVMMMIPEPWTAHESMSPERKAFYKYHSCLMEPWDGPASIAFTDGRMMGAVLDRNGLRPSRYYVTKDDLVIMASEAGVLPIEPERIAQKGRLQPGRMFLVDMEQGRIVADEEIKHQIASAEPYQDWIDQHMVSLADLKDAPPSSSDLNTVLQRQLAFGYTFEELRLLITPMARDGVEAVGAMGADTPLAVLSDRPKLLYDYFKQLFAQVTNPPIDSIREEIITSAETTIGAEKNLLKPLPESCHLIELKSPILSNEDLAKLKQVDEQGFKSTTIAIVFDPKSGVKGLESAIDNLCTQADQAIEAGINLIILSDRSVDAENAPIPALLAVAGVHHHLIRTGARTRVGLVLESGEPREVHHFAMLIGYGCGAINPYLAFETIESMIAQGLLPNLEYATACKNYIKSATKGVVKVASKIGISTIQSYRGAQIFEAVGLNRSVVDRYFTWTASRIEGVDLEVITQEALLRHHQAFSERQPSGQTLGVGGEYQWRKEGEAHLFSPQTIHTLQRAVREGNYELFKQYAALVNEQNQQHFTLRGMLQFKPRQPIPLEEVEPIEAIMKRFKTGAMSYGSISKEAHEALAIAMNRIGGKSNTGEGGEDPDRYTWSNEQGDSKNSAIKQVASGRFGVTSLYLSQAREIQIKMAQGAKPGEGGQLPGRKVYPWIAKVRHSTPGVGLISPPPHHDIYSIEDLAELIHDLKNANRDARISVKLVSEVGVGTIAAGVSKAHADVVLISGYDGGTGASPQTSIKHAGLPWELGLAETHQTLVLNNLRSRIVVEADGQMKTGRDVVMAALLGAEEFGFATAPLVTLGCIMMRVCHLNTCPVGIATQDPQLRASFIGDPDNTVNFMKFIAQEVREIMAQLGFRTLNEMVGRTDILEAKQAVEHWKAKGLDFSKILYQPDVDPSVGLYCQIPQDHGLDKSLDLTVLVDLCKDAIEEGKPVKATLPIRNVNRVVGTILGNEITKRHWNGLPEDTVHLHFQGSAGQSFGAFVPKGVTLELEGDANDYLGKGLSGGKLIVYPPAVSSFDPSENIIIGNVAMYGATKGEVYINGIAGERFCVRNSGVNTVVEGVGDHGCEYMTGGTVVVLGATGRNFAAGMSGGAAYIYDEAGDFATRCNMQMVAIEPFEDPEDIAIVRQMIQNHANYTHSHKAKDILENWEQARSRFVKVMPKDYKRVLQALRRAEESGLSGDDALTAAFEENARDVARVGGS, encoded by the coding sequence ATGACTAGATACGGACTGCCCGCGAAGCAAGGTTTGTATGATCCGCAGTTCGAGCATGATGCCTGTGGAGTTGGGTTCATTGTGCAGATGAAAGGACAACCATCTCACTCGATCGTGCAGCAAGCCTTAACGATTTTGGCGAATTTGGAGCACCGGGGAGCATGTGGAGCTGAGACGAACACGGGAGACGGGGCAGGCATTTTAATGCAGGTTCCGCATGGCTTTTTTCAGAAAGTGACTGCGACATTGAACATTACTTTGCCCGATGCTGGACAGTACGGGGTCGGGATGGTTTATTCATCTCCCGATCGTGCTCAGCGCGAAGCAGGGCGGCGGATATTTGAGCAAGTCGTGGCAGAGGAAGGACAAAAAGTTCTCGGCTGGCGAGACGTTCCAACTGACAATTCGACCTTAGGGGAAACGGCAAAAGCCAGTGAACCCTTTATGCAGCAAGTCTTTATTCAACGCTCGGCGGATTTAGCAGATGATTTAGCATTTGAGCGGAAGCTGTATGTGATTCGGAAGCGATCGCATAGTGCCATTCGCCAAACTGGGATTGATCCGTTCTGGTATCCGGCTAGTCTTTCTTGCCGCACCTTGGTTTATAAAGGCATGTTGATGCCTTTGCAGGTGAAAGAGTACTATCCTGACTTGAGCGATCCCGATTTGCAAAGTGCTTTGGGATTAGTGCATTCTCGCTTTAGTACCAATACCTTCCCGAGTTGGGAGCGATCGCATCCTTACCGCTATATCGCTCACAATGGCGAAATTAATACCCTGCGCGGCAACATCAACTGGATGCACGCTCGGCAATCTTTGTTTGAATCTGATTTATTTGGCGACGATTTAAGAAAAGCACAGCCTGTTATTAACATTGACGGAAGTGATTCCACGATTTTTGATAATGCTTTGGAATTGCTGACACTATCCGGTCGATCGCTGCCTCATGCCGTGATGATGATGATCCCGGAACCTTGGACAGCCCATGAGTCGATGAGTCCTGAGCGCAAGGCATTTTATAAGTACCATTCTTGCTTGATGGAACCTTGGGATGGGCCAGCTTCGATCGCATTTACGGACGGTCGAATGATGGGAGCTGTTCTCGATCGCAATGGCTTGCGTCCGTCTCGGTACTATGTCACCAAAGATGATTTGGTGATCATGGCATCTGAAGCCGGAGTTTTACCGATCGAGCCTGAGCGGATTGCTCAAAAAGGTCGGTTGCAGCCCGGAAGAATGTTCCTCGTTGATATGGAACAAGGTCGGATTGTAGCGGATGAAGAAATCAAGCACCAAATTGCCAGTGCTGAGCCATATCAAGACTGGATTGATCAACATATGGTCAGCCTTGCTGATCTCAAAGATGCACCTCCGTCTTCGTCTGATCTCAATACTGTGCTTCAGCGTCAATTAGCATTTGGCTATACGTTTGAAGAGTTGCGCTTGTTGATCACTCCGATGGCGCGAGATGGCGTTGAAGCTGTGGGAGCAATGGGTGCAGATACGCCTTTAGCTGTTCTCTCTGATCGACCCAAGCTGCTGTATGACTACTTCAAACAGCTATTCGCTCAGGTGACCAATCCGCCGATCGATTCCATTCGAGAAGAGATCATCACTTCAGCCGAAACGACAATTGGAGCTGAGAAAAACCTGCTCAAACCTTTGCCAGAAAGCTGTCATTTGATTGAGCTAAAAAGCCCAATTCTCAGCAATGAGGACTTGGCAAAACTCAAACAGGTCGATGAGCAAGGCTTCAAATCGACGACAATTGCGATCGTATTTGATCCCAAATCCGGTGTAAAAGGCTTAGAAAGCGCGATCGACAATCTCTGTACTCAAGCCGACCAAGCAATTGAAGCTGGAATCAATCTCATCATTCTGAGCGATCGCAGTGTGGATGCTGAAAATGCTCCCATTCCGGCGTTACTTGCTGTCGCTGGTGTACATCACCATTTGATCCGCACGGGTGCGAGAACCAGAGTTGGCTTAGTACTCGAATCGGGCGAACCGCGTGAAGTTCATCACTTTGCCATGCTGATTGGATATGGTTGCGGCGCAATCAATCCTTACTTAGCATTTGAGACAATCGAATCGATGATTGCTCAAGGCTTACTCCCGAATCTAGAGTATGCAACGGCTTGCAAGAACTACATTAAATCAGCAACCAAAGGCGTGGTCAAAGTTGCGTCGAAGATTGGCATTTCAACCATTCAGAGCTATCGAGGCGCACAGATCTTTGAAGCAGTTGGTTTAAACCGTTCGGTTGTCGATCGTTACTTTACCTGGACTGCTTCTCGGATTGAAGGCGTGGATCTCGAAGTCATTACCCAAGAGGCACTGCTTCGTCATCATCAAGCGTTCTCAGAGCGTCAACCCAGTGGACAAACTTTGGGAGTCGGCGGTGAATATCAATGGCGTAAAGAAGGTGAAGCTCACCTTTTCAGCCCGCAAACGATTCACACGCTGCAAAGAGCAGTTCGAGAAGGAAATTACGAGCTATTCAAGCAATATGCTGCGTTAGTCAACGAGCAAAATCAGCAGCATTTTACCTTGCGCGGCATGTTGCAATTTAAGCCTCGCCAACCCATCCCACTCGAAGAAGTTGAACCAATTGAAGCAATTATGAAACGCTTCAAAACTGGAGCAATGAGCTACGGATCAATCTCGAAAGAAGCTCATGAAGCGTTAGCGATCGCCATGAACCGCATCGGCGGTAAATCCAATACGGGTGAGGGCGGCGAAGATCCAGATCGTTACACTTGGAGCAATGAACAAGGCGATTCTAAGAATAGCGCCATCAAGCAAGTTGCTTCCGGTCGGTTTGGAGTAACCAGTCTCTACCTGTCTCAGGCGAGAGAAATCCAGATCAAAATGGCTCAAGGTGCAAAGCCTGGAGAAGGCGGACAGCTTCCAGGACGCAAAGTGTATCCTTGGATTGCGAAAGTTCGACATTCGACTCCGGGAGTCGGCTTGATTTCGCCACCACCGCACCATGACATTTACTCGATCGAGGATTTAGCTGAACTAATCCACGACTTGAAAAACGCCAACCGAGACGCACGCATCAGTGTCAAACTCGTTTCGGAAGTGGGAGTCGGAACGATTGCAGCAGGTGTTTCCAAAGCTCATGCTGATGTCGTTTTGATCTCTGGTTACGATGGCGGAACGGGCGCATCTCCCCAAACTTCGATCAAACATGCAGGTTTACCTTGGGAATTGGGACTCGCTGAAACTCATCAAACGTTAGTGTTAAACAATTTGCGATCGCGCATTGTTGTCGAAGCTGACGGACAAATGAAAACTGGACGCGATGTGGTCATGGCAGCGTTGCTGGGTGCTGAAGAATTCGGCTTCGCAACTGCTCCACTCGTCACATTGGGCTGCATTATGATGCGGGTTTGCCATCTCAACACTTGTCCGGTTGGGATTGCGACTCAAGATCCTCAATTGCGCGCGAGCTTTATCGGCGATCCGGACAACACAGTGAACTTTATGAAGTTCATTGCTCAAGAAGTCCGCGAAATCATGGCACAGCTCGGTTTCCGCACTTTGAATGAGATGGTCGGACGGACAGATATCTTAGAAGCAAAACAAGCAGTCGAACATTGGAAAGCAAAAGGTCTAGATTTCTCCAAGATCCTGTATCAGCCTGATGTTGATCCCTCTGTTGGCTTGTATTGCCAGATTCCGCAGGATCACGGCTTAGACAAGTCGCTGGATTTAACTGTGCTAGTCGATCTGTGTAAAGATGCGATCGAAGAAGGCAAACCCGTTAAAGCAACGCTACCGATTCGGAATGTCAATCGCGTGGTCGGAACAATTCTTGGCAATGAGATTACAAAACGACACTGGAATGGCTTGCCTGAAGATACAGTGCATCTCCATTTCCAAGGAAGTGCGGGACAGAGCTTTGGGGCATTTGTGCCGAAAGGAGTCACCCTCGAACTCGAAGGCGATGCCAATGACTATCTCGGAAAGGGTTTAAGTGGCGGGAAGCTGATTGTTTATCCTCCGGCAGTTTCTTCGTTTGATCCATCTGAGAACATCATCATCGGCAACGTTGCAATGTATGGAGCAACCAAAGGCGAAGTCTATATCAATGGCATTGCTGGGGAGCGATTCTGTGTTCGCAACTCTGGAGTGAATACCGTTGTCGAAGGTGTTGGCGATCACGGTTGTGAGTATATGACCGGCGGAACTGTCGTAGTTCTCGGAGCAACTGGACGGAACTTTGCAGCAGGGATGAGCGGCGGAGCGGCTTATATCTATGATGAAGCCGGAGATTTTGCTACCCGTTGCAATATGCAGATGGTTGCGATCGAGCCGTTTGAAGACCCCGAAGACATTGCGATCGTGCGTCAGATGATCCAGAATCACGCCAATTACACGCATAGTCATAAGGCAAAAGACATCCTGGAAAACTGGGAGCAAGCGCGATCGCGGTTTGTGAAGGTCATGCCAAAAGATTACAAGCGAGTACTCCAAGCACTAAGACGAGCTGAAGAGTCAGGCCTGAGTGGTGATGATGCTTTAACAGCAGCGTTTGAGGAAAATGCCCGCGACGTTGCCCGTGTAGGAGGAAGTTAG
- a CDS encoding SDR family NAD(P)-dependent oxidoreductase: MMSKAALVVGASQGIGLEFARQLLDRVDRVYATYRSPDCDLFQLDSPSLERLQLDLTDEAQIERTIAKIKSETSELHYIINCVGVLHDGAMQPEKSLRHLNGDQLLKYFQINSIGAVLLAKHVQPLLKHRDRSVLATISAKVGSIGDNQLGGWYGYRASKAALNMFMRTTAIEYKRTCPNAIVVNLHPGTTDTRLSKPFQKSVPPEKLFSVDRTVRQLLDVIDQLENHQGGEFFSWDGTQIPW; encoded by the coding sequence ATGATGAGTAAGGCAGCGCTAGTTGTAGGGGCGAGTCAAGGAATTGGGCTGGAATTTGCCCGACAATTGCTCGATCGAGTGGATCGGGTTTATGCGACTTATCGCAGTCCTGATTGCGATCTTTTTCAGCTTGATTCGCCTTCTCTAGAGCGGCTGCAACTTGATCTCACTGATGAGGCTCAGATCGAACGTACGATCGCCAAAATTAAGTCAGAAACGTCTGAATTGCACTACATCATCAACTGTGTGGGTGTATTGCACGATGGAGCGATGCAACCAGAGAAAAGCCTGCGACATCTCAATGGGGATCAGCTTCTCAAGTATTTTCAAATTAATAGTATTGGCGCGGTCTTGTTAGCCAAGCATGTGCAGCCGTTGTTGAAGCATCGCGATCGCTCCGTTTTGGCGACAATTTCGGCAAAAGTTGGCAGCATTGGAGACAATCAGCTTGGGGGCTGGTATGGTTACCGGGCTTCTAAAGCAGCGTTGAATATGTTCATGCGAACAACTGCGATCGAATATAAGCGGACTTGTCCGAATGCAATTGTGGTGAACCTGCATCCAGGGACAACGGATACAAGACTATCTAAGCCGTTTCAGAAGTCTGTGCCGCCAGAGAAATTATTTTCGGTCGATCGTACCGTTCGGCAACTGCTCGACGTGATTGATCAACTGGAAAATCATCAGGGTGGCGAGTTTTTCTCCTGGGATGGGACACAGATCCCTTGGTAA
- a CDS encoding FKBP-type peptidyl-prolyl cis-trans isomerase: MAQAKLGDTVRVHYTGKLDDGTVFDSSVNADPLEFTLGAGNVIPGFENAVMGMSPGDSKTEIIPADQAYGAYQEAMVLVVERAQMPPDLQPEVGQQLEIRQPTGQSIPVVITDVSDADVTLDANHPLAGEDLTFDIQLVEIG; encoded by the coding sequence ATGGCACAAGCAAAATTAGGCGATACAGTTCGAGTTCACTACACGGGAAAACTCGACGATGGGACAGTGTTTGACTCTTCTGTCAACGCTGATCCGCTAGAATTCACGTTGGGCGCAGGGAATGTTATTCCTGGATTTGAGAATGCAGTAATGGGGATGAGTCCAGGCGATTCCAAAACGGAAATCATTCCGGCAGATCAAGCGTACGGCGCTTATCAAGAAGCCATGGTTTTAGTCGTTGAGCGTGCTCAAATGCCGCCAGACCTACAGCCAGAGGTCGGACAACAGTTGGAAATTCGACAGCCAACTGGACAATCGATTCCAGTCGTAATTACGGACGTATCTGATGCTGATGTCACCCTGGATGCAAATCATCCGCTCGCTGGAGAAGATTTAACATTTGATATACAACTAGTCGAAATTGGTTAA